GCCGTCAACGTCAGGCGAGTATAGATTGCCCGTCAATCTACCCTCAAAACTCATACGTCCGGCGACGTCCACCTCGAGATCATTCAATTCCTGTTCGACATCCGGCGCCGCACCCGTGACTTCGAAAAGCCGTTTGATCTCGGCGGCATCGCTTGAGTTGACCTGCAGAGCAAGGTTGGACTCTTCTGCTCTCAGGTCAAATCGGCCGGTCGCAGTCAGTTCGCTCTTGTCCGTAAACAAACGCGCCTTTGAAATATCGAAAAGTCCTCTGAGTGCCGTAAGTTCGACGACGCCATTGACCGGCACCATACCGCGTTCGGCAGTGCCGGCGTTGGCGGTGATCGATGCGTCAACCTTACCCGATGCGGTACTGATATCGGTGCCGTCAAATGTCAGAGCGACCGAGCCGTTCGTACTGCCCTCGATCGGGATGACACGACCGCTCTGCAGTGCCGCGAGCTTTGATAGATCGAGTGAGCTAAAGACTGCGTCTACCCGAGATTGCGTTCGCGAATTTAGAGCGACAGTCACATTTCCGACGACATCACCGTTCATCACTCGGGCATTTAGTTGGTCGAGCAGTGCTCGGTCGTTGTTGATATCGACCTTTGCCGTCGCCGACCCGAGAGCAACCGAACCGACCATACCGCCGCCGATGCTCATATCGGCCGTGGCTCGATATCGTCCTGATCTCTCGAGTATGAATACGGGGCGGTTGATCTTTACAGCATTAAGCTCGCCGCCATCGGACAGGCTTTTTGTCTTCTTCAAGCTGATATTGCCGGCATCGACATCGCCCGATCGGCCCTCGAGCGTACCGTTACGGATCGTCAGACGGACACCCGCGATATTGAGGCTGCCGAGCACGGCGGAGTCGGTCTCGAGCCGAGCGACTCTCAGTTTGTCGGAGTAGATGACGGTGCCCGCGGCAGTGTCCTCAAGCGTGGCGAGCGGCGTTTCGATGCCTTCGACGATCGTGCCACTTGCGTCGATCCGTGAGGCTTTCAGATCAGTCGCCGTGAGGCCGACATTGCCCTTTCGAACGTCGATACTAAGCCGGTCGGCGGAGACGTTCTTGAGTTTCGCTGCTTTGGTTTCGGCCGTCTCGGATCTGACGCCGTTGACCTCGACCTGGGTGCGTCCGGTAACGCTTTTGACTTCAACGCCGCTGGAGGTTACTCCATTAAGGCGATAATCCTCGGTCACGTAGGACTTGGCAGCGACGTTGGGCGAAGAGATATCGACGCCACCATCGATGAGCTTAAGTTTGAGCTGTCTCGCTCTCAGATCCAATAGTTCGGTGTCGCCGATCGAAAATCTCTGCGCCCGGCCATTTCCGACCTCTGCCCTAAACTGACGGTCTTTGTACTCGGCCATTGCGTCCGATAGAAAGAGTCCGCCGAGCGATAATGTCGGCGATTTGGCGGCGATCGCCTGCAGTTCGCCAACCCAACGAAAATCAGTGCCGGTGCCCCGCACATTCCCCGTCAGTTTTGGAAAATCGACCTGAAAGTCCTCAAACGTGAGCATTTCTGCGACGGCTGTGCCGTTTGCGGTATAGTTTGCGTTAGTGCCCTCGACCGTTGCGGCTACATTGGCTGCCCGGAGATATACGCCGCCGGCACGTATCGCCTGCGAATCGGCGTTGCCCTCGACGCGATATGCCTCGCCGTGGCCGGTAACCTTACCCTTAAAATTACCGACACCGCGAAGAGCTGATCCGGGCGAAACAAAATTTGAGATCTGCGTTATGTCCAGTGTCGATTCGATCTGCAGTTCATAATTAGGGTCTGCCCAGTCGCGGATAATCCCAGTCAAGCTCGCTTGTCCGACCGGCGTATTTACACGAAGGTCGTTGATCTCGGCTCCGTGCCGATCGGCAATACCGATCGCCCGCAGATCGATATTCTGGATCCTCCGATCTTCGTAAGCAAAGTTAGAGTCCTTTGCAAAAATATCGAAATTGTAGCGTTTGCTCTCGGCATCAGCACCGGCCGAGGCCGCATCCGGGGCGAATGACACGGTCAGATCCTTGGCGTCGCCGGCGATCCGCCGCGAGGCGTCACCAAAGTGGATAACGCTGTCCGTTATGTTGACCTTGACCGAATCGTATCGAAAGTTTACGGACGAGCCGCGCTCATCCTCGATAAACTTCAGATTCGAAAAATTTGAGCGGCCGTTTTCGTCAAATTTGACCCACACCTCGGCACCGCTTACGTCTGATGACTCGAGACTGATGTCGCGAGTCAAACGCCATGCCAAAAGATCCAGCACCGTCATTCCGAGCCGCAGATCGCGGACAAAGAATAGCTTTTCACCGCTGACCTTGTCCTTGAATGTCGCATTTCGCATCTCAAGCGTCATCGGTGACGCGGTGACGCGAAATGATTCCGGCTCAAAATCGATGCCGATCTGATCGAGTTTTGACGTAAGTTGTCCCTTGATATAACCGTCAAAAACTCCAACTCGATAAAGTACAAAGATCGTGATCCCAACGACAACCAAAGCGAGAGCTGCGGCGCCGAATATCGCAAGCACCCGTCGGCGGCCAAACAACGAGCGGCGAACGGGCGCGACATTGCCGTCGTCGCCAGTATTTTCGCTTGGTTGGTTTTCGATCTTATCGTCTGCCATTCGATCGTATCTTCGGAAGCGTCTCGTTAGAGGCCGACGGTCTCAATTATTTCGAGGTCAAATGCCTCGATCGCCGAAAAACGCGGCGGATGATTGGTCAATAGTTTGATCCGCTTGAGCCCGAGGTCGCTCAATATCTGCGCGCCGATGCCGTAATCGTGTGTTTTGCCATATCCGGTCTGTTGCTTTGCGGTCGTAAAATCGAGGCCTTGCTCCTGCATCAATTTATATGTCCGCAGCTGATTGACGAGATCGAGATTATTTTCACGCTGCCGGAGATATAGAATAACGCCACGGCCCGCCGCCGATATCTTGCTCAGCGAAGATCGGATCGCGGTCGATGCCTCGCCGATGTTCGCACCGAACATCGCGAACGTAATATTCTCTGTTTGGACGCGAACAAGAGTCTCAGCCGTTGTATCGGAAACATCCCCGAGGACAAATGCCACGTGCATTTCACCGTTTATCTGATTTTGGTAAACTATTGCCCGCCAAGCTCCGCTTTCACTTGGCAGATCCGATTCGACAACGCGTTTGACTAACCGCTCTTTCCGGACGCGGTAGCGGACGAGGTCGGCGACGGAAATGATCTTTAGCTCGTGCCTGGCCGCAAATACTTCGAGTTCCGGCATTCGTGCCATCGTCCCGTCTTCATTCATTATCTCGCAGATGACCGCCGCCGGCGTCAATCCCGCGATCTTAGCGACATCGACACTTGCCTCCGTCTGGCCGACACGCACGAGGACGCCGCCGCGTTTTGCCCTCAGCGGAAATACGTGTCCGGGCCGGGCGAGGTCCGTGGCTTTCGACGCGGGATCGACAGCCTTGAGGATCGTCGTCGCACGATCAGCGGCCGAGATGCCCGTCGTTACGCCCTCGCGGGCCTCGATCGAGATCGTAAATGCCGTGCCCATACTCGAGGTGTTATCTGATGTTTGAGGTATCAATTGCAGCTCATCGCAACGCTCCTCGGTCAGCGGCAGACAGATGAGGCCGCGGCCGTGAGTCGCCATAAAATTGATGATCTCAGGCGTCACTTTTTCGGCGGCACAGACCAGATCGCCTTCGTTCTCGCGGTCTTCGTCGTCGACGATGATGATCATCTTGCCGTCGCGAATGTCGTCGACGGCTTGTTCGATTGATGAAAGGGACATTATTTTCTGATCTGACCGTGCTTTCCGGTTGTGCCGATCATCCTTGATTAGTACCTAAATATTAACGAATGGCGACGTTTTTTGCTAACAATATCGGCATTTTGGAGTTGTCCGCTCGAGCCGCACTCTACCCACGAAACTGCTTTGGTTACTTGTATTTGCTGATTATGCTGACAAAATAACAGTTTATGGCGCCGCCTCTGCCGGACAATTCAGCCAGGCTCAAACTCATTCTCCACGGACTTTTCCTAATTTCGGGAACAGTTACCGTGCTGATCGGGCAAGTTTTGCCGATCCTCGCCCGCCATTATTCGCTCA
This is a stretch of genomic DNA from Chloracidobacterium sp.. It encodes these proteins:
- the ribB gene encoding 3,4-dihydroxy-2-butanone-4-phosphate synthase — encoded protein: MSLSSIEQAVDDIRDGKMIIIVDDEDRENEGDLVCAAEKVTPEIINFMATHGRGLICLPLTEERCDELQLIPQTSDNTSSMGTAFTISIEAREGVTTGISAADRATTILKAVDPASKATDLARPGHVFPLRAKRGGVLVRVGQTEASVDVAKIAGLTPAAVICEIMNEDGTMARMPELEVFAARHELKIISVADLVRYRVRKERLVKRVVESDLPSESGAWRAIVYQNQINGEMHVAFVLGDVSDTTAETLVRVQTENITFAMFGANIGEASTAIRSSLSKISAAGRGVILYLRQRENNLDLVNQLRTYKLMQEQGLDFTTAKQQTGYGKTHDYGIGAQILSDLGLKRIKLLTNHPPRFSAIEAFDLEIIETVGL
- a CDS encoding translocation/assembly module TamB domain-containing protein, encoding MADDKIENQPSENTGDDGNVAPVRRSLFGRRRVLAIFGAAALALVVVGITIFVLYRVGVFDGYIKGQLTSKLDQIGIDFEPESFRVTASPMTLEMRNATFKDKVSGEKLFFVRDLRLGMTVLDLLAWRLTRDISLESSDVSGAEVWVKFDENGRSNFSNLKFIEDERGSSVNFRYDSVKVNITDSVIHFGDASRRIAGDAKDLTVSFAPDAASAGADAESKRYNFDIFAKDSNFAYEDRRIQNIDLRAIGIADRHGAEINDLRVNTPVGQASLTGIIRDWADPNYELQIESTLDITQISNFVSPGSALRGVGNFKGKVTGHGEAYRVEGNADSQAIRAGGVYLRAANVAATVEGTNANYTANGTAVAEMLTFEDFQVDFPKLTGNVRGTGTDFRWVGELQAIAAKSPTLSLGGLFLSDAMAEYKDRQFRAEVGNGRAQRFSIGDTELLDLRARQLKLKLIDGGVDISSPNVAAKSYVTEDYRLNGVTSSGVEVKSVTGRTQVEVNGVRSETAETKAAKLKNVSADRLSIDVRKGNVGLTATDLKASRIDASGTIVEGIETPLATLEDTAAGTVIYSDKLRVARLETDSAVLGSLNIAGVRLTIRNGTLEGRSGDVDAGNISLKKTKSLSDGGELNAVKINRPVFILERSGRYRATADMSIGGGMVGSVALGSATAKVDINNDRALLDQLNARVMNGDVVGNVTVALNSRTQSRVDAVFSSLDLSKLAALQSGRVIPIEGSTNGSVALTFDGTDISTASGKVDASITANAGTAERGMVPVNGVVELTALRGLFDISKARLFTDKSELTATGRFDLRAEESNLALQVNSSDAAEIKRLFEVTGAAPDVEQELNDLEVDVAGRMSFEGRLTGNLYSPDVDGKASIELVSMRGRQLGRLSADIAVSEDVFRLNNGKLAESGGGTADFSLIVPFGTANSVEILAKLNGINTGNLLAALPITLPERFRDLNGTTSGMVDIKGLPDKAEGSIDLASKNGVVAGQNFDDLKAKAVFRGTQIDLETGEIRVGNGSLTAKGMYDRQSKDFDLDLVGREIPLQLLLAALPKNDNIPSITGAVDLAGKALGKSDTPSSYKIELTGGARGVNIGDSPFGDVLINAKTENAVLTASLMANLEGRQQVIDASVRFDRDELPFSVSTVFDQSPLAPYLAFVPQLKGVPITGTGTGRIEFGGNLREQNDKGEFVYTGSRLSGTAAFTQLAMTVQENPLAAVEPIMIRFNTREVVFENAKFAGGGSNMTISGHKALIDTGVNDLSVDGRINLTLLNLATTDIFFAGFADVAVRYSGPNQTARLSGTAQTENAAIATFIGSDRLTFDRVKTRVIFTSNQAEIESASGYLGGGKFSGTGGAVLSGLSVKAFRVNVNGDSVTVPIPNDFLTTGDARLEITGIRRTDKENLQITIGGRVFAKRSLYSQDIDLANVVGARRDTSLSTGPSTVSAPRFDLIIEGRDALIVRNNIADLTASVSLALTGDANNPQLSGRITANSGTLFYRKDRYDVQRGVLEFPPNTEIDPIINLQAETEIGGYQIFVNLAGPLNDTELLTATLRSSPALPQADVVSLITTGALSNTAGGIPTLAQTGINTAAEILTDSIINNPARRATDKLFGLNVFEIDPIISGQQLDPSARLTVGRQINNNLRVTYSTNLSQDQNQVLALEYRVSNKLSFVAQYEQRSLSNVTRTRDNFSFEIRFRKRF